The DNA sequence ATCGCTGGGCGCGCACACTGCTCACCGGTGGGGCACTCGCGTCGGTGGTGTACTCGACGATGAACCTGTTCACCGGACAGCGGGCGATGCCCGTCGAGATCGGCTATTCCGCAGCGGCGATCTTCGGTTCGGTGCTCCTGGCCGGCGGGGTGTACCTGCTGCACCGCAAGGATGCCCACGAGTTCTTCAACCGGTGATTGGTTAGGCTGACCCGACCATGACCCCATCGCCAGCGTCGTCGAACCGGCCCCGCGTCGTCGACATCGCGTTCTGGCTCCTCATCGGCGGGGCGACGATCATGATCGCCGGTGGCCTGATGGCGGTCTCGGCCACCTACGAGGCGGCACGCTCGGCGCTGCCCGACACCATCACCGACTCCGATGTGCGTAACTACCTGACGATCTACCGGATCAGTGGGGTCGGCGTCGCGATCGCCGCGGCGGTGTTGGCCTTCCTCGCCGGCCGGGCGCGGCGCGGGGACGCGCGGTTCCGGCGGGCCGTCTTCGGCCTCGTGTTCGCGATCCTGGTGGTGGTGCTGCTGTTGGCGATCGGCGTCGGGGTCGCGCAGCCGTTGGTGCTGCTCGCGCTGTTGCCGATGCTGGTCGGGGTGGCTCTGGCCGCCGGGCCGTCGGCGCGCGCCTGGTACGCCGAGGGCGGTCCGAGATGAGCGCGCCCGCCCCGTCGGAGGTCCTGTTCTACGAGCAGGGCGCCAGCTGGCTGTGGGTGCTGGCGGGCCCGCTGGCCGGGTTCGCGATGGCGATGATCCAGCTGTCGGCCGGCTACGGCATCCAGTGGGTGGTCCCCGGAATCTTCTTCGTGCTCGTCACGGTGTTCCTGGCGATCCAGGTCAAGGCGGCACGCATCCACACCTCGGTCGAGCTGACGGTCGACGAGCTGCGGCAGGGCACCGAGATCACCCGCACCGACGAGATCGTGCGGATCTACCCGGAAGCCACCGGCGCCGAGACACCCAAATGGCAGTACGCGCGGGCGCTCGGCGAGCTCACCGGGGTGCCGCGGGGGCGCACCGGCATCGGGCTGCGGCTGACCAACGACCGCAGCGCACAGGCCTGGGCGCGCAAGCACCACCAGCTGCGGGCCGCGCTGACCAACCTGGTCGAGGAACGCATTCCGCCGGAGCCCTCCGCGTGAGGCGCCGTGCCGTGCTCGGGCTGCTCATCGCCGTGCTCGCCGCTGTCGGCTGCTTGTCGAGCTGGTTGGCGGCCGGCCGCGAGGTCGTCGTCGCGCCGGTGCTCGACGGTGAGCCGTCGACGATGTCGGCGGTGTACTACGCCCCGCTGCTGACGCTGTCGATGCTGCTGGCCGCCGCGGCCGGCGTGCTGGCCGTGGTGTCGATCGCTTCCCTCCGCCGCCGCTGATCCCCCTTGTGCCGCGAGAGTGCACAGGCGGTAGTTCTACCGGGCTCCGAGCTACAGGGAATGCACGTTCGCGCACCCGGCGTTTGGTACAAAGTGCAGAATCTGTAACACTGTGTCTCATGTCGGAGCTTGCTCAGCGACCCGCGCCCGCCGAACCCGCCCCCGACGCGCTGCCGCTCGGGCCCCAGTCGCTGGTCTGGCGCTGGTTCGGGGACAACCGGATGTATCTGATCGGACCCCGGCCCGCCGTGCTGCAGAACATGCTGGCCGATCTCGGCCAGGGGGTCTACGACCACTCGACGTTCTTCGCCGACACCGCCGAGCGGTTGCGGCGCACCATCCCGCCGATCTTCAACACCGTCTACGGCTCCGAGGACCAGAACGCCGGCACCCAGGTCCGCGACTTCCACCACCACGTCAGAGGTGATCTGCCCGGCACGGACGGCAAGCGCTACCACGCACTGGACCCGGACACCTACTTCTGGGCCCACGCCACCTTCGTCGAGCAGGTGCTGTATTTCGCCGACACGTTCGTCAAGCGGCTGACCGACTCCGAGAAGGAACAGATCTACCTGGAGTCGAAGACCTGGTACCGCCGCTACGGTGTCAGCGACCGCCCGATGCCGGCCACCTACGCCGAGTTCGAGCAGTACTGGGATCACATGATGGAGCAGGTCCTGGTGGCCCACCCCAGCGCGAAGTACGGCGTCGGTTACGTCACCAAGGGCTTCCCGAGGCCCAAGGCGGTGCATCCGCTGGTGTGGCGGCTGGTGGCGCCGGTGTTCAACCCGCTGGCCGCGTTCCTGACCACCGGCGGCCTGCCGCCGCGGGCGCGCCACTTGCTGCAGCTGCCGTGGACCGACCGCCAGGAGCGCCGCTACCAGCGGTTCGCCGCCTTCTGGCGGTCCGCTCCGGTCAACTGGCTCTGGGACCGGCTACCCATGCGGGTCCGCTACAGCGGATACGCGGTGAAGGGCTATGCCCGGTCCTGACGCGTCCACCGAACTGATCCTCGACGCCGCCGTCGTCGAGTTCGAACGGCACGGCTTCCGCCGGGTCGCCCTCGACGACGTCGCGCGCCGGGCAGGAGTCAGTCGCACCACGATCTACCGCCGGTTCGCCAACAAGGACGAACTGGTCGGCGCGGTCATCGAGCGGGAGAACGTCCGGCTCTTCGCCGACATCGCCGCTGAACTCACAAGAGCTGCAACACAATCCAACTACTACGTCGAGGCGTTCACGCTGTCGATCCTGAAGTTCCGCAGCCACCGGGTGCTGCACCAGATGATCACCGACGAGCCCGGCGTGGTTCTGCAGCTGGCGGGTCGCTACCACCGCAAGGCCATCGAGAGGATGGCCGACGCCCTGCGGGTCATCTTCCCTCCCGGGTTCGCCGAGCGCATCGGGGCCCCGGCAGTCGACGAACTCGCCGACTGCATCCTGCGCTACGCCGCGATGGTGTTGCTGCTGCCCAGCGCGCAGCCCCTCGAGACCGCCGACGACATCCGGGCATTCGCGCGGCAGCACTTTCTGCCCAGCCTGCCCGCCGCATTGCGCTCGGTCGGGGTGTGAACCGTGTTTTGCAGATCACAGTTTCGGGCAGTCCGCATCCCATGGACGCTAACGAGACCTCCGATCAGCAACTCACCGAGAAGCCCGAAGTCACCGAGGAACACAAGGAGAAGGCCCGAAAAGTGGCCGAGGCCAACCCCGACAACCAGCCGACGACGACCCTGCCGGGCACCGGCGGCACCGTCGCCGGAACGGCCGTC is a window from the Mycolicibacterium poriferae genome containing:
- a CDS encoding DUF3093 domain-containing protein; translated protein: MSAPAPSEVLFYEQGASWLWVLAGPLAGFAMAMIQLSAGYGIQWVVPGIFFVLVTVFLAIQVKAARIHTSVELTVDELRQGTEITRTDEIVRIYPEATGAETPKWQYARALGELTGVPRGRTGIGLRLTNDRSAQAWARKHHQLRAALTNLVEERIPPEPSA
- a CDS encoding TetR/AcrR family transcriptional regulator encodes the protein MPGPDASTELILDAAVVEFERHGFRRVALDDVARRAGVSRTTIYRRFANKDELVGAVIERENVRLFADIAAELTRAATQSNYYVEAFTLSILKFRSHRVLHQMITDEPGVVLQLAGRYHRKAIERMADALRVIFPPGFAERIGAPAVDELADCILRYAAMVLLLPSAQPLETADDIRAFARQHFLPSLPAALRSVGV
- a CDS encoding oxygenase MpaB family protein, with the protein product MSELAQRPAPAEPAPDALPLGPQSLVWRWFGDNRMYLIGPRPAVLQNMLADLGQGVYDHSTFFADTAERLRRTIPPIFNTVYGSEDQNAGTQVRDFHHHVRGDLPGTDGKRYHALDPDTYFWAHATFVEQVLYFADTFVKRLTDSEKEQIYLESKTWYRRYGVSDRPMPATYAEFEQYWDHMMEQVLVAHPSAKYGVGYVTKGFPRPKAVHPLVWRLVAPVFNPLAAFLTTGGLPPRARHLLQLPWTDRQERRYQRFAAFWRSAPVNWLWDRLPMRVRYSGYAVKGYARS